In Pedobacter sp. W3I1, one DNA window encodes the following:
- a CDS encoding ROK family protein, whose translation MEKPVALGVDIGGSHITAALVDLETRTLVKNSIKRSPVNSQENKEVILSAWCDIINKAFQNINGTRNVGIAMPGPFNYEEGISLIKDQDKFKSLYQVNVKEELAKRLDIPVENIHFINDAAGFLQGEVFAGAAKGNVSVLGLTLGTGLGSSLCLNYKAFDADLWNSEFLDGIAEDYLSTRWFVKRFNQLSGKVVAGVKELVEIVETDHHATMVFMEFGYNLAQFLIPIIKEHKIDTVIVGGNIAQSFSAFAPELIATLKGNGIDTQIKISELKEHAALIGAASCCDLSLT comes from the coding sequence ATGGAAAAGCCTGTTGCATTAGGTGTAGATATTGGCGGCTCGCATATTACAGCCGCATTGGTGGATTTGGAAACAAGAACTTTGGTGAAGAATTCTATCAAACGTAGCCCTGTGAACTCACAGGAGAACAAAGAAGTGATTTTATCGGCTTGGTGCGATATTATTAATAAAGCTTTTCAGAATATAAACGGCACTAGGAATGTGGGCATAGCCATGCCCGGGCCATTTAACTATGAAGAAGGAATTTCATTAATTAAAGATCAGGATAAGTTTAAATCGCTTTACCAGGTTAATGTGAAAGAAGAGTTGGCTAAACGATTGGATATTCCTGTCGAAAATATTCATTTTATAAATGACGCTGCTGGCTTTTTACAGGGCGAAGTTTTTGCTGGTGCTGCCAAAGGAAATGTCAGTGTATTGGGCTTAACGCTTGGTACGGGACTAGGCTCATCGCTTTGTCTCAATTATAAAGCCTTTGATGCTGATCTCTGGAACTCCGAATTTTTAGACGGAATTGCTGAAGATTACTTATCTACGCGCTGGTTCGTAAAACGTTTTAATCAACTAAGTGGAAAAGTAGTTGCCGGGGTTAAAGAGCTGGTAGAAATTGTAGAAACCGATCATCATGCAACCATGGTTTTTATGGAATTCGGCTATAATCTGGCACAGTTCCTGATCCCTATTATTAAGGAACACAAAATAGATACTGTAATAGTTGGTGGTAATATTGCACAATCTTTTAGTGCATTCGCTCCCGAATTAATCGCAACACTTAAAGGCAATGGAATAGATACTCAAATAAAAATTTCAGAACTAAAAGAACATGCAGCATTAATTGGTGCCGCAAGCTGTTGCGATTTGAGCTTAACTTAA